One region of Microbacterium sp. M28 genomic DNA includes:
- a CDS encoding CPBP family intramembrane glutamic endopeptidase, translating into MTTPPASRARLWWEIAIVLALGLGQSAIYAIVQLAYRLTDTTPLADQTTTLNPSRSDREVFDFIHQVLSIGFSLVPVLLVCFLLWQNSRPHLKRLGLDGTRIGGDTGRGILLVLAIGIPGLALYLAGRMLGWFVAVNPAGLDAHWWTVPILLLSAARASIQEEFVVLGYLFARLKQLGWGPWPIIVATSILRASYHLYQGPGAFVGNLAMGLLFGWLFSRSGRLMPFLVAHFLIDATVFVGYPWAAATWPTLFGLPG; encoded by the coding sequence ATGACGACTCCCCCGGCATCCCGCGCGCGCCTGTGGTGGGAGATCGCGATCGTGCTGGCGCTGGGTCTGGGGCAGTCCGCGATCTACGCGATCGTGCAACTGGCCTACCGGCTGACCGACACCACGCCGCTCGCCGACCAGACGACGACCCTGAACCCCTCCCGCAGCGACCGCGAGGTCTTCGACTTCATCCACCAGGTGCTCTCGATCGGCTTCTCGCTCGTCCCGGTGCTGCTGGTGTGCTTCCTGCTCTGGCAGAACTCGCGCCCGCACCTGAAGCGGCTGGGTCTGGACGGCACCCGCATCGGCGGGGACACCGGCCGCGGCATCCTGCTGGTGCTCGCCATCGGCATCCCCGGTCTCGCGCTCTATCTCGCCGGCCGGATGCTGGGGTGGTTCGTCGCCGTGAACCCGGCCGGGCTCGATGCCCATTGGTGGACGGTGCCGATCCTGCTGCTCTCGGCCGCCCGAGCCTCGATCCAGGAGGAGTTCGTCGTCCTCGGCTACCTGTTCGCGCGGCTGAAGCAGCTCGGCTGGGGTCCGTGGCCGATCATCGTCGCGACGAGCATCCTCCGCGCCAGCTACCACCTGTACCAGGGGCCGGGCGCGTTCGTAGGGAACTTGGCCATGGGGCTCCTGTTCGGCTGGCTGTTCTCGCGTTCGGGGCGGTTGATGCCGTTCCTCGTCGCCCACTTCCTCATCGACGCCACGGTCTTCGTCGGGTACCCCTGGGCGGCGGCGACGTGGCCGACGCTGTTCGGGCTGCCCGGCTGA
- the typA gene encoding translational GTPase TypA, producing MAHALRSDLRNVAIVAHVDHGKTTLVDAMLRQTGSFGEHAHVDERAMDSNDLEREKGITILAKNTAITYNGAHTDVPVTINVIDTPGHADFGGEVERGLSMVDGVVLLVDASEGPLPQTRFVLRKALEAKLPVILLVNKTDRPDARIAEVEEEAHDLLLGLASDLVDDVPDLDVDALLDVPVVYASGRAGAASLNRPADGSLPDNDDLEPLFEAILQHVPAPSYDDEAPLQAWVTNLDSSPFLGRLALLRVFNGTLKKGQTVAWVRADGTTSNARITELLKTRALERYPAEEAGPGDIVAIAGFENITIGETIADPEDVRPLPAITVDDPAISMTIGTNTSPLMGKVKGHKLTARMVKDRLDKELIGNVSLKVVDIGRPDAWEVQGRGELALAILVENMRREGFELTVGKPQVVTKKIDGKTYEPFEHLTIDTPEEHLGAITQLLANRKGRMENMTNHGTGWVRMEFIVPSRGLIGFRSEFLTTTRGTGIANAISHGYEPWAGQITTRQNGSIVADRQGVVTPFAMIALQERMSFFVQPTQEVYEGMVIGENSRADDMDVNITKEKKLTNMRAASSDTFESMTPPRQLTLEESLEFARDDECVEVTPEVVRIRKVILDQTIRGREASRLKRQDSNA from the coding sequence ATGGCGCACGCCCTCCGCTCCGACCTCCGCAACGTCGCCATCGTGGCGCACGTGGACCACGGCAAGACCACTCTGGTCGATGCCATGCTCCGTCAGACCGGCTCCTTCGGTGAGCACGCGCACGTCGATGAACGCGCCATGGATTCGAACGATCTCGAGCGCGAAAAGGGCATCACGATCCTCGCGAAGAACACCGCGATCACCTACAACGGCGCACACACCGATGTGCCCGTGACGATCAACGTGATCGACACCCCTGGCCACGCCGACTTCGGCGGCGAGGTCGAACGAGGCCTGTCGATGGTCGACGGTGTCGTGCTGCTCGTCGACGCGTCGGAGGGCCCGCTGCCTCAGACCCGCTTCGTGCTGCGCAAGGCGCTCGAGGCGAAGCTGCCCGTCATCCTGCTGGTCAACAAGACCGACCGTCCCGACGCGCGCATCGCCGAGGTCGAGGAGGAGGCGCACGACCTGCTGCTGGGCCTTGCCTCCGACCTCGTCGACGACGTGCCGGACCTCGACGTGGACGCTCTGCTCGACGTCCCGGTCGTGTACGCCTCCGGCCGCGCCGGTGCGGCCTCGCTCAACCGTCCCGCTGACGGCTCGCTGCCCGACAACGACGACCTCGAGCCGCTGTTCGAGGCGATCCTGCAGCACGTGCCCGCGCCGTCCTACGACGACGAGGCTCCTCTGCAGGCGTGGGTCACCAACCTCGACTCCAGCCCGTTCCTCGGTCGTCTCGCACTGCTGCGCGTCTTCAACGGCACGCTGAAGAAGGGCCAGACCGTCGCTTGGGTCCGCGCGGACGGCACGACCAGCAACGCCCGCATCACCGAGCTGCTCAAGACCCGCGCCCTCGAGCGCTACCCCGCTGAGGAGGCCGGTCCGGGCGACATCGTCGCCATCGCCGGCTTCGAGAACATCACTATCGGCGAGACCATCGCCGACCCCGAGGACGTCCGTCCGCTTCCGGCCATCACGGTCGACGACCCGGCCATCTCGATGACGATCGGCACCAACACGTCGCCGCTGATGGGCAAGGTCAAGGGGCACAAGCTCACCGCCCGCATGGTGAAGGACCGCCTCGACAAGGAGCTCATCGGAAACGTCTCGCTCAAGGTCGTCGACATCGGCCGCCCCGACGCGTGGGAGGTGCAGGGCCGAGGCGAGCTCGCCCTGGCGATCCTCGTCGAGAACATGCGCCGCGAGGGCTTCGAACTCACCGTCGGCAAGCCCCAGGTGGTCACGAAGAAGATCGACGGCAAGACCTACGAGCCGTTCGAGCACCTCACGATCGACACGCCGGAGGAGCACCTCGGCGCGATCACGCAGCTGCTCGCGAACCGCAAGGGTCGCATGGAGAACATGACCAACCACGGCACCGGCTGGGTGCGCATGGAGTTCATCGTTCCCTCGCGAGGCCTGATCGGCTTCCGCAGCGAATTCCTCACCACGACCCGTGGCACCGGCATCGCGAACGCGATCTCGCACGGCTACGAGCCGTGGGCAGGCCAGATCACGACGCGTCAGAACGGCTCGATCGTCGCAGACCGTCAGGGCGTCGTCACCCCGTTCGCCATGATCGCCCTGCAGGAGCGCATGTCCTTCTTCGTGCAGCCCACGCAGGAGGTCTACGAGGGCATGGTCATCGGTGAGAACTCGCGCGCCGACGACATGGACGTGAACATCACCAAGGAGAAGAAGCTCACCAACATGCGTGCGGCCAGCTCCGACACCTTCGAGTCGATGACGCCGCCGCGTCAGCTGACGCTGGAGGAGAGCCTCGAGTTCGCCCGTGACGACGAATGCGTCGAGGTCACGCCCGAGGTCGTGCGCATCCGCAAGGTGATCCTCGACCAGACGATCCGTGGACGCGAGGCATCACGCCTGAAGCGCCAGGACTCGAACGCCTGA